The Thiogranum longum genome includes a region encoding these proteins:
- the trmB gene encoding tRNA (guanosine(46)-N7)-methyltransferase TrmB, producing MNDSKHNTDPQLRRIRSFVRREGRLTPGQQRALDELWPRYGLDFEVTPDWLDRADQSVPLTLEIGFGNGESLAQMAAADPDSRYIGIEVHRPGVGHLLKTLDTQGSHNVRVFCHDAVEVLEQKIADATLDRVLLFFPDPWHKTKHHKRRIVQPDFAALIARKLRPGGYFHLATDWEPYATHMLHTLQACADFRNTSPGGDVVERPGYRPVTKFERRGQRLGHAVFDLIFQRIKTENQ from the coding sequence ATGAATGACAGCAAACATAACACAGACCCGCAGTTACGGCGTATCCGTTCCTTTGTGCGTCGCGAAGGGCGGCTGACGCCCGGCCAGCAGCGCGCACTCGACGAATTGTGGCCCCGCTATGGCCTCGATTTCGAGGTCACGCCGGACTGGCTCGACCGGGCCGATCAGTCAGTTCCGCTGACGCTGGAGATCGGTTTCGGTAATGGCGAGAGTCTGGCGCAGATGGCTGCGGCAGACCCGGACAGTCGTTACATTGGCATCGAGGTGCACCGCCCGGGCGTTGGCCACCTGCTGAAAACACTCGATACACAAGGCAGCCATAACGTGCGCGTTTTTTGCCATGATGCCGTCGAGGTGCTTGAACAGAAGATAGCGGATGCCACACTGGATCGCGTACTGCTGTTCTTTCCGGATCCCTGGCACAAAACCAAACATCACAAGCGACGTATCGTTCAACCTGATTTTGCCGCGCTCATTGCGCGCAAGCTGCGTCCCGGCGGTTATTTCCACCTGGCTACCGACTGGGAGCCCTACGCCACACATATGTTGCACACCCTGCAGGCCTGTGCAGACTTCCGTAACACCAGCCCGGGCGGCGATGTTGTCGAACGGCCCGGCTACCGGCCTGTCACCAAATTTGAACGCCGCGGCCAGCGTCTTGGACACGCCGTATTTGACCTGATTTTTCAGCGAATCAAGACTGAGAATCAATAA